TCGAAGTCACGAGTCCTCCCGGAACATGAGTTCGCTCAGAGTGTCACCGTCCAGCCACTGGGTAGGCTCGCTCGTTTCCGCCGCCACACGCCCAGCTCGCAGGAGCACGGCGCGGTTGGCCAGAGGAAGGACCTCCGCCACACGCTGCTCCACCCAAAGTACGGCGACATTTCGTTCCCGGCTGGCGGCGGCGAGGCTCGCCAAGAGGTCGGAGGCGGCCGCCGGGGACAAACCCGCAGAAGGCTCATCGGCCAGCAGGAGCTGCGGATCACTGGCGAGGATCGTGGCCAACGCTAAAGCCTGGCGCTCACCACCGGAGAAAAGGCCAGCGGCTGCCCGCCAGCGACGAGCGTCGTTGGGAAGGGGCAGCCGCCCAAAGTGGTTCCGCGGGCTGCGGCCGCCCCGAAGAGCTGACCTTCGACCTAAAAGCAAATGATCCTCTGCCGTTAGACTCGGGAAAATAGCGCCACCCTGGATGAGGTAGCCGATTCCCGACCGGGCCCGCTGGAAAGTGGGCACGGCAGTGATGTCCTTGCCCCAATAG
This Thermoanaerobaculum aquaticum DNA region includes the following protein-coding sequences:
- a CDS encoding ABC transporter ATP-binding protein, with protein sequence MAEALAPILRIENIHAGYGKKEILHGVSLALAPGEIVALIGPNGAGKSTLLKVVAGLLRPSQGHISYWGKDITAVPTFQRARSGIGYLIQGGAIFPSLTAEDHLLLGRRSALRGGRSPRNHFGRLPLPNDARRWRAAAGLFSGGERQALALATILASDPQLLLADEPSAGLSPAAASDLLASLAAASRERNVAVLWVEQRVAEVLPLANRAVLLRAGRVAAETSEPTQWLDGDTLSELMFREDS